One Vespa crabro chromosome 4, iyVesCrab1.2, whole genome shotgun sequence DNA segment encodes these proteins:
- the LOC124423892 gene encoding uncharacterized protein LOC124423892 isoform X1: MPTGISSMLPPTANVGSFNNEGKNSGAFTILQRDGLDSSLPLLHVNDDEETYTVSKLTRVENVKNDLYARRRLCKSNEHLLLASLQCNQANPLRKKQYTKSQNDLEDEEKRRRRENKEENVEYEEKKGQRTSIPLSTEDFNEVLNAKLRKIQEDEESMQKYRDSRRNESISQQRRKPFITTVKCGEFLMPPPEVAALLGIGPITNTQDIVGRTIGGIPPGEVIDNWQGPSRSKLRPLVSFGKKPEVRHSKHKARCQAAALKATVDFALDKTNATTLASYSCSEEHARRNRRSPIRVDGLLPTTPRGLPTKLEPIKGAMLNKLPGLRGCDQTIPFGNIMYDRRIIRGSTFAVPPALIDGEQSIAARQAEARRRHLARKRAQAQICKVIRSGSPPPVAGRKHEPVQTEFYLEELFEKPDEFEVSTQTDYFLDRPATPKYCPAKTGEDVSTQIEPGDLFDFDLEVQPILEVIVGKTIEQALIEVLEEEEIAALREQQRRFRELRAAERAEAKRLKEQERRLREEKDFCLRQHEEAVKIQKETEDRVAVAVLLTGYIAELLPAVLEGLKMSGFLLDEIKADVEEGFMPWLMKEVKKEMGNMIESRELLMEIIKEILENRAETYRKLGEEYDASRRRISDDHLEDGGRDIDFLNYEPPFL, from the exons ATGCCAACTGGAATTTCATCAATGTTGCCGCCAACCGCGAACGTTGGATCGTTTaataatgaaggaaaaaattcGGGAGCTTTTACGATCCTTCAAAGAGACGGTTTAGACTCGAGCTTACCTCTCTTACATgtcaacgacgacgaagagacGTATACAGTTTCGAAACTGACCAGAGTGGAGAACGTAAAGAACGATCTGTATGCTCGTAGACGTCTCTGTAAGTCAAACGAGCATTTGCTTTTGGCGAGTCTCCAATGTAATCAGGCTAATCCGTTACGGAAGAAACAGTATACGAAGAGTCAGAACGATCTCGAGGACGAAGAGAAACGTCGGAGGAGAGAGAACAAGGAGGAGAATGTGGagtacgaagaaaagaaaggacaaaGAACTAGTATTCCTCTTTCAACGGAAGATTTCAACGAGGTACTCAACGCTAAATTGAGGAAGATCCAAGAGGACGAGGAATCTATGCAAAAGTATCGAGACTCGAGAAGGAACGAGTCGATTTCTCAGCAACGAAGAAAACCGTTCATCACCACGGTTAAGTGCGGAGAGTTTCTAATGCCACCACCGGAAGTAGCAGCACTTCTTGGGATCGGTCCGATCACGAACACTCAGGATATCGTCGGAAGAACAATAGGTGGTATTCCTCCGGGTGAGGTAATTGATAATTGGCAAGGTCCTTCCCGTTCCAAATTGAGACCTCTGGTGTCATTCGGCAAGAAACCAGAAGTGCGTCATAGCAAACATAAGGCGAGATGTCAAGCGGCAGCCCTCAAGGCCACCGTTGATTTCGCACTTGACAAGACCAATGCGACTACCCTAGCCTCCTATTCTTGCTCCGAGGAACATGCTAGGAGAAACAGGAGGTCTCCGATCAGAGTGGACGGGCT ATTACCAACGACGCCGCGAGGTTTACCGACAAAGTTGGAACCGATCAAGGGCGCGATGCTGAATAAGCTGCCTGGCCTTCGCGGCTG TGATCAAACGATTCCTTTCGGGAATATCATGTACGATCGCCGAATAATTCGTGGGAGCACCTTTGCAGTCCCTCCTGCCCTC ATCGATGGAGAACAATCGATAGCGGCAAGGCAAGCGGAAGCAAGAAGAAGGCATCTGGCAAGAAAAAGGGCGCAAGCTCAAATTTGCAAAGTTATAAGATCGGGCTCGCCACCACCAGTCGCTGGCCGGAAGCACGAACCGGTCCAAACTGAATTTTATCTCGAGGAA CTATTCGAGAAACCGGACGAATTCGAGGTCAGCACACAAACCGATTATTTTTTGGATCGACCGGCTACGCCGAAGTACTGTCCTGCAAAAACCGGCGAGGATGTCTCTACACAAATTGAACCAGGAGAC CTCTTCGACTTCGATCTCGAAGTACAGCCTATTCTTGAAGTAATCGTTGGTAAGACTATCGAGCAAGCTTTGATCGAGGTCttagaggaggaagaaattgCGGCTCTACGTGAACAACAAAGAAGATTCCGAGAATTGCGAGCTGCTGAAAGAGCCGAGGCAAAGAGATtgaaagaacaagagagaagacttcgagaagagaaa GATTTCTGCTTGAGGCAGCACGAGGAAGCAGtgaaaattcaaaaagaaacagaagatcGTGTCGCCGTTGCCGTATTACTTACTGGATATATAGCCGAACTTTTGCCGGCCGTTCTAGAAGGTTTAAAAATGTCTGGATTCCTCCTGGACGAGATCAAAGCAG atgtCGAAGAAGGTTTCATGCCATGGTTGATGAAAGAAGTTAAAAAGGAGATGGGTAACATGATCGAAAGCAGAGAATTGCTAATGG AAATCATCAAAGAAATATTGGAGAACAGGGCCGAAACGTATAGAAAATTAGGCGAGGAGTACGACGCTTCCAGAAGAAGAATATCCGATGATCATTTAGAAGATGGTGGTCGAGATATAGATTTTCTTAATTACGAACCACCTTTCTTGTAG
- the LOC124423892 gene encoding flagellar radial spoke protein 3 isoform X2, producing MPTGISSMLPPTANVGSFNNEGKNSGAFTILQRDGLDSSLPLLHVNDDEETYTVSKLTRVENVKNDLYARRRLCKSNEHLLLASLQCNQANPLRKKQYTKSQNDLEDEEKRRRRENKEENVEYEEKKGQRTSIPLSTEDFNEVLNAKLRKIQEDEESMQKYRDSRRNESISQQRRKPFITTVKCGEFLMPPPEVAALLGIGPITNTQDIVGRTIGGIPPGEVIDNWQGPSRSKLRPLVSFGKKPEVRHSKHKARCQAAALKATVDFALDKTNATTLASYSCSEEHARRNRRSPIRVDGLDQTIPFGNIMYDRRIIRGSTFAVPPALIDGEQSIAARQAEARRRHLARKRAQAQICKVIRSGSPPPVAGRKHEPVQTEFYLEELFEKPDEFEVSTQTDYFLDRPATPKYCPAKTGEDVSTQIEPGDLFDFDLEVQPILEVIVGKTIEQALIEVLEEEEIAALREQQRRFRELRAAERAEAKRLKEQERRLREEKDFCLRQHEEAVKIQKETEDRVAVAVLLTGYIAELLPAVLEGLKMSGFLLDEIKADVEEGFMPWLMKEVKKEMGNMIESRELLMEIIKEILENRAETYRKLGEEYDASRRRISDDHLEDGGRDIDFLNYEPPFL from the exons ATGCCAACTGGAATTTCATCAATGTTGCCGCCAACCGCGAACGTTGGATCGTTTaataatgaaggaaaaaattcGGGAGCTTTTACGATCCTTCAAAGAGACGGTTTAGACTCGAGCTTACCTCTCTTACATgtcaacgacgacgaagagacGTATACAGTTTCGAAACTGACCAGAGTGGAGAACGTAAAGAACGATCTGTATGCTCGTAGACGTCTCTGTAAGTCAAACGAGCATTTGCTTTTGGCGAGTCTCCAATGTAATCAGGCTAATCCGTTACGGAAGAAACAGTATACGAAGAGTCAGAACGATCTCGAGGACGAAGAGAAACGTCGGAGGAGAGAGAACAAGGAGGAGAATGTGGagtacgaagaaaagaaaggacaaaGAACTAGTATTCCTCTTTCAACGGAAGATTTCAACGAGGTACTCAACGCTAAATTGAGGAAGATCCAAGAGGACGAGGAATCTATGCAAAAGTATCGAGACTCGAGAAGGAACGAGTCGATTTCTCAGCAACGAAGAAAACCGTTCATCACCACGGTTAAGTGCGGAGAGTTTCTAATGCCACCACCGGAAGTAGCAGCACTTCTTGGGATCGGTCCGATCACGAACACTCAGGATATCGTCGGAAGAACAATAGGTGGTATTCCTCCGGGTGAGGTAATTGATAATTGGCAAGGTCCTTCCCGTTCCAAATTGAGACCTCTGGTGTCATTCGGCAAGAAACCAGAAGTGCGTCATAGCAAACATAAGGCGAGATGTCAAGCGGCAGCCCTCAAGGCCACCGTTGATTTCGCACTTGACAAGACCAATGCGACTACCCTAGCCTCCTATTCTTGCTCCGAGGAACATGCTAGGAGAAACAGGAGGTCTCCGATCAGAGTGGACGGGCT TGATCAAACGATTCCTTTCGGGAATATCATGTACGATCGCCGAATAATTCGTGGGAGCACCTTTGCAGTCCCTCCTGCCCTC ATCGATGGAGAACAATCGATAGCGGCAAGGCAAGCGGAAGCAAGAAGAAGGCATCTGGCAAGAAAAAGGGCGCAAGCTCAAATTTGCAAAGTTATAAGATCGGGCTCGCCACCACCAGTCGCTGGCCGGAAGCACGAACCGGTCCAAACTGAATTTTATCTCGAGGAA CTATTCGAGAAACCGGACGAATTCGAGGTCAGCACACAAACCGATTATTTTTTGGATCGACCGGCTACGCCGAAGTACTGTCCTGCAAAAACCGGCGAGGATGTCTCTACACAAATTGAACCAGGAGAC CTCTTCGACTTCGATCTCGAAGTACAGCCTATTCTTGAAGTAATCGTTGGTAAGACTATCGAGCAAGCTTTGATCGAGGTCttagaggaggaagaaattgCGGCTCTACGTGAACAACAAAGAAGATTCCGAGAATTGCGAGCTGCTGAAAGAGCCGAGGCAAAGAGATtgaaagaacaagagagaagacttcgagaagagaaa GATTTCTGCTTGAGGCAGCACGAGGAAGCAGtgaaaattcaaaaagaaacagaagatcGTGTCGCCGTTGCCGTATTACTTACTGGATATATAGCCGAACTTTTGCCGGCCGTTCTAGAAGGTTTAAAAATGTCTGGATTCCTCCTGGACGAGATCAAAGCAG atgtCGAAGAAGGTTTCATGCCATGGTTGATGAAAGAAGTTAAAAAGGAGATGGGTAACATGATCGAAAGCAGAGAATTGCTAATGG AAATCATCAAAGAAATATTGGAGAACAGGGCCGAAACGTATAGAAAATTAGGCGAGGAGTACGACGCTTCCAGAAGAAGAATATCCGATGATCATTTAGAAGATGGTGGTCGAGATATAGATTTTCTTAATTACGAACCACCTTTCTTGTAG